In Helicobacter mastomyrinus, the sequence TCTACGTGGCAAGAATATATCTACGCCATCATACTCCATTACATAGCCGCCTTTATTTCTTTTAATCACCTTTGCTTCTATGATTTTATCTTGATAGTCATCTGCTAACTGCGCAATTTTCTCAACAATTTTTTTCATCTTTTGTGCTTTTGTATATGACGCACTTGGTCCTCCTCGACCATATGTTACAAATACTTCAATCTTATCATTCTTGTTAAATAGCACATTGCCTTTTTCATCAGTAATTTCAGATACTTTTAATTTTGCTTCGCTTTTTTCATTTGCAATAGCTACCATTGCATATTCATCATTGATTTCTACGATTTCGCCCGTTTGAATCGCGCCTGTGGCAGCCTTTTTCTCACTTGCTTCTAACAAACTTGCAAAATCTTCTTCATCATTTAAAAAGTCATCATGATCTAAATTGACTAACATCAATACCCTTTATGTATTAAGATTAAATTCTTAAGATTCTAGCAAAGCAAACCTTGCCATAGCTTAAAGAACAACATACATACATAAAAATCTCCTAAATTTGTTCTATTTCTGCCTTCACACCCTCTATAATCCAATCGGGAGTAGAAGCTCCCGCTGTAATCCCACATAACTTTTTATCCCTAAACCATTGCTTTTGTAATTCATTTTTATCTTCCACTAAATAACTATCATTGCAGTGCGTTTGGGCAATCTTTAAAAGCTGCTTGGTATTTGAAGAGTTTTTTCCCCCTACGATAATCATTATATCCACCTCTTGGCTTAATTCAAGGGCTGCCCTTTGATTCTCAAATGTGGCGTTGCAAATAGTATTAAACACGCGCAGCTCATTAACCCTTGAGGCAAGGAATGCAGCAATTTTGCCAAATTGTTCGGGCTGTTTGGTCGTTTGAGAAACAAGCGCTATCTTCTTTCGCAACTTGCATTTGGTTATTTCTTCAACACTTGCCACAATCACCACATTTTCACCATAGCTCGCCACCCCCTTCACTTCGGGGTGATCCTTATCGCCAAAAATAATGATTTGATAGCCCTCTTTAGACATTTTCTCTACAATATTTTGCGGCTTGGTTACAAAAGGGCAAGTAGCATCTATGATCTTTGTCTTACGCTCTCGTAAAGATTCCAAATCCCCTTTTGTAATCCCGTGTGTGCGCACAATCACACTTTGAGAATCTTGAGCTTGCTGCAAAGTCTCGCTTAAACTCACGCCAAAGTCCCTTTGCAGTCGCTCAATTTCCTTTACATTATGTATAAGCGGGCCAAAAGTTGTGGCATTACGATTACCCTCGGCAATATGAATAGCCCTTTTCACTCCAAAGCAAAAGCCATATTTCTCTGCAAGTTTAACCCTCATTTGCATTCTCCACAGATGTAATATGCGATAAATATGCAAGGAATTGCGGGAAAGACACATCAATACAAGCACTATCTGCTATCTCTCCCCCGCACACAAGCTGTGCGATAGCAAAGCTCATAGCAATACGATGGTCGCCAAAAGATGATACCCTAGCCCTTTTTAACTCTCCTCCGCATACGCTAAATCCATCTTCAAACTCATCACATACAATCCCCATACTGCGTAGATTGCTCACAACCGCACGGATTCTATCACTCTCTTTAACGCGCAATTCTTTAGCATTGCAAACGCGTGATGTGCCTTTTGCGACTGCAAAACAAATACTTAAAGCCGGAATCTCATCAATAAGCCAAGCGATATTATCAGTTACCTCAATCGCCCTTAGGCTTTTACCATATACTTCAATATCGCCCACCTCCTCATAAAGCGAGTGATGACGATGATAGGTCACCTCCGCACCCATAGATTCTAATATCTTAAATGCTTCAATACGCGTTTTGTTTAAAAGCACATTTTTAAGCTTTACTTTAGATTCTAACACACACGCAGCGACAGCAAAATAAAACGCACTTGATGGGTCAGCAGGTATTTTAATATGAAAAGATTTTAACTTTTTATAAGGCTGCCCCTCAAAACACACTTCATACCCACCATTTTCATTTTCCTTGCTTTGTATTTGCACACCCATACCGCGTAGCATATTTTCCGTATGATTGCGGCTTAAAAATGGCTCATAGAATCTTGAACGCCCTTGAGAGCGCAATCCTGCAAGTATCATCGCACTTTTTACTTGCGCAGAGGCAATAGGACTTGTATAATCAAAAGCTTGTAAATGCCCTCCTACAATGCTTAAAGGTGCATAGGCATTATTATTCCTCCCTCTAATGCACGCCCCAATGCTATTTAAAGGCTCAACGATCCGCCTCATAGGACGTGCATTAAGATACTCATCACCACTTAACACAAAATGCCCCTTCACACCGCTTAATAATCCTGCAAATAGCCGCATTCCCGTCCCGGCATTACCGCAGTCAAGCACTTTGTGCGGCTCATTGATATGATGAGGCGGGATAAGCTTTAGGGTATTTGTGCTCTGCTCTACCACAAGTCCTAACTCACGTGCGATTTGCAATGTATGGAGCGTATCCTCACCCATAAGGTAGCCCTCCACTTCACAAGGAGAATCTGCCAAAAGCGCAAACATCGCCGAACGATGCGAAATAGACTTATCCGTGGCAATATCATCAAATTCACATTCAAAACATTTGGCGGGAGTAATTTTTGTAATACGCATTTTGTCTCCTTAAACAAATCGTGCTAACCCATCTCATAAACTCTGCATTATAGCAGTATAGACCTAGCTTTTAGCAATCCTTACATAAAAAATTTTAGATTCCATACTATCTTCAAGCGAAATAGAACCATTATGTGCGGTGATAATCTGCTGACACAATGCCAAGCCCAAGCCATTACCCTTTAACTTGGTAGTTTTAAATGGCTCAAATAGCATATTTTTATCCGCAATGGCTTGTCCATTATCGCTAAATATAAAACACCAAGATGTATTATCGCTTGCAAAATTTACATTGATTAGCCCCTCTTCACACTCGCCCTCCTCAATCGCGTCAATAGCATTAGAGAGAAAATTTTGCAGCACAATGCTTAACAAATCAAAATCCGCGAGAATCTGCTCCTCTCCCCCTCCCTGTAAATCAAAGACAAAATTAATAGGCTTAGAATAAGTATAATGCCCCACAATTTCGTGCAGCTCATTTTCTAAATCGCTCAAAGCACATAATGCGCGATTCGCTTTGACGCCCTTAGTCCAAAGCAAAGTCGTATTAATCAGTCGCTCCACACGCCAAAGCGCCTTTTTAATCTCTAAAACAACACTTTCAATTTGCGGCTCACCACGTCTTAAGAGCGTTGAGGTAAGCAAAGATATAGAGCCTATGGGATTGCGTATTTCGTGTGCTAAATGTGCGGAAATCTGTCCCATAGAGGCTAATCGCTCCTGCCGTTTTTGATTGGTGATATTAGTCGCACTCACCACTTTTTTATCGTTTTTAATACTCACTTGCAAAAGGTAGTTTTGCTCCTCATATTCCACTTCGTGCTCCCCCTCTTGTAAATGCGCAATATCCTTAAACACATCTGCGATTTGACTGGCTTTAACATTTTGGTAAAACACATTTCCATCGGATTCTATCACGCAAATCGCTTGGGGGATAAGCTCAAGCACCCACTCATAGAGTGCTTTAAGGCTATTAAAATCATTTTGTAGTTTTTTAAATTCTTGCTCCGTGCCATAAGTGCTTTGTATAAGTGTATCTAAAGCCTCTAGCAAAATGCCTTTATCACTACTGCTAAGATGTGCTAAAATCTCGGGGTTAATAAAGCTATTTTGATTGTCCATACGGATTTCTTATTCCCCTATGTGCAAGATTCTTAGTAGTTTTCTCCATATTTTGTTGCTCTTTTAGAAAATTAAAAAGCAATTCGCTATACCCAAAACCACCGCTTAGCTCTTGGCTTAATTGATCAATATACATTGAATGATATATATCACTTCCGGGCTGCTTAGGATAGAGTGTATCATCATTTTTAATCGCCTTTTCAAGCATAAATTTAAGCAAAATAGATTCAAATTGGTCTGTTTGCTCTCTAAGTGCTGCGTCTGTCTTCTGCTCTTCAAGTCGTGCTTTGGCTATGCTATTTTCTTTTGTATTGTAAAAATTCATCATTGCCATAGATGTGTCAATATTCATTTTGCGCTCCTAGAATCTTATATTCAAATCTCATTTTTACATTACCTCAATCTCTGCTCGTAATGCACCCGATCTTTTCATACTCTCTAGTATAAGTATAACATTACGTGGGCTAGCACCCAGTTTTTGTAATGCTTTCACTACACTTGAAACGGTGGGCTTTGTGCCATTTGTACTGCTAATTGTGCCTTGGGATTGGCTTAAAACTGCACTATCATCAATCACTAATGCATTGGCATCTTCAACCATTTCATTAGAAACCTTAATTGTAATATCCCCGTGTGTAATAACCACAGGCTCAATAGTAATCCCCACACCTGCGATAATCGTGCCAGACTTCTCATCAATAACGATTTTTTCTTTATGAGAATAATCTATCTCCACTTCCTCAACCAAAGCTAAAAATTCTACCATACTTAAGTTGTCAGGCTTACTTAGTCTAATAGTGCGTGCATCGACAGCCACCGCCACCGCGTCGGCAAAAACACTATTCAAAGCCTGCTGAATCTTAATGGCATTCTGTAAATCTGATGTTTTAAGACTAAGTGTTGCATTTTTTTGATTATAGAGGTTATAGCTTACTTCACGTTCTACAATCGCCCCATCTATAATGCTTCCAGATAATGTGCTTGCCCCCTCACCTGAGGTAATACTTCCTTGCGCAAGGGCATAAATATTACCATCAACCCCAGTTAATGGGGTCATAATAAGTGTTCCACCACGAATAGATTTCGCATCGCCAATAGAAGATACTAAAATATCAAGCTTATCACCCTGCCTTGCAAATGGAGGCAAGCTTGCTGTTACCATTACAGCTGCAATATTTTTAGACTTAATATCATTTGCAGACAGCTTTACATTCACGCTCTCTAGCATATTGGCCACACTCTGCATAGTGAATTTTGAGCCGCTCTTATCGCCTGTGCCATTTAGCCCTATAACTAATCCATAGCCCACGAGACTATTTTCTCTAATACCTACAATTTGAGCTACTTCACTTAATTTTTGCCCATAAAGACAAGTTATGCTAAGCCATATCCATATAGCCCCAAAGATATATCTATTTAATGCTTTCATAATGCTTTCCTTGGCTTTCATATCACAACACAACTAAGCAAAGCAATTTGCATTCCCAAAGAAAGCTAGAGTATGTTACTAAAATTCGCTATAATACCACCCTTTTAAGAAGGCGGAGTATAGCGCAGCCTGATTAGCGCGCACCCTTGGGGTGGGTGAGGTCGTGGGTTTGAATCCCGCTACTCCGACCATTTATGCTTATCTTCCACAAACCCTTTAGTATTAAAACTCTTCATAAAAATTATTTTTAAATTTTAATTATACTAAATATATTTATCGAATAAATTAATGATATATTAAATTTAAAATATTAATTTTATATTTTTTAAATTTTATTTGACTTTTTTTAAATAAATATTGCTTTCTTTAAAGATCTAGATTCTTTATTATTTTTTACAAAAATTGAGGGGGGGGGGGTAAAAATGAGTTTATTGTATTCGCTTCCTCTCCAGATATCAATAGATTCTTGCTATTTCTGCATTTACAAATCATCTTTATTCTGTATCATAAATCCATTTAAAGATGATAGTCTAATATCATCTTTGCCCATCACACTGCCGCCGCGCACAATGCCACTCTCATAATTATACACCCTTAATCCTGCACGATAAGCATTTTGGCGGATAGCCTTGCTTTGAGAATAGGTAGTAATAATGCCTTGTGAGTGCAAAAGTTTATATAAACTACAAAAATATGTTTCGCTCCATAGGGCAGGATTCTTCTTTGGACTAAAGGCATCTTGAAAAATGATATGAAACGCTTCTTGCGGGAGGGAATTTAACATATCTAACGCATCGCCCTTGTAAATATACATTTCACATTCCATATCCTCTATTTTAAAAGCATACATACTTATCACATTACAGAGGCTTTGGGCAAAAAAGCAAAAAATCTTATCTATCTCATTGTGGTATGCGCTCATCAATGGCGGATATGCAAAATCACGCAATGCGCTAAATATCGCACTATCTTGCTCGGGAGAGTAGATTCTCAGCTTACCCTTATAGCCTCTCTGTGCTAAAGTCGCTATAAGAGCAAAGCTGTTATACCCTAAGCCAAAGCATATATCAAGCGCACATAATATATGTGGCAGCTCTAAAAAAACTGATTGGATATGCTGCAATGCAGGATAAACATGCTTATAAAGGCTTTCATTCAGTGCGCCATCTCTCAAGCTATGATAGCATTCGCCAAATGCTTCATTATACGCGCTCAAGCTCCCATCGCTACTCTCACGTAGCCAATGATTTTTATCCACTCTTAAGGTATCTCTTTAACTTCATAACCATTTTTGAGAATCCACCAGCTCAATGCTGTGGCTTGTTGGAGCTTTTTATAGAGTGCTTGTGCGCTCTGTTTATCATTATTGCGTGCTGTGCCATCGTGAAAATACTCTATCGTGCCATCCTTATTATAAATAAACCTATCCGTGGCTATGGCAAAATATCCCAATGCACTATTTTTCTCGCTCAGTGCGATATTATCATTACTCACAAGCGGTGTACCAAAACTATGATATGTATAATTATGCGGTGCAACAAGCTCCACTATACTTGGCGTAATATCAATATGTGAGCCGACATTGGTATTCTTTTTTATCTCAAGCATAGGCGAATAGATAATAAACGGCACAGCATTGCTTACTTTGATTGCCAAACCTTGTTTTGGATATTCCCTATCATAATGATCGCCTGTAATGACAAAAAGCGAATTAGGTAGCACACGAGAAATCTCACGGATAAATTGTGTGATAGCCTTATCTTCATACCAAATATGCCCAATTAATCGCGCACTTTTGTCTTTATACTTAGCATTATGGGCAAAGAACTGCTCGATTCTATCAAGCGGCACACCAAACTGCTCCAAAGGCACATCATAAGGAGGGTGATTAGAAGTAGTGAGAATCATATTGAAACTAGGGACGTTGCGCTCTTTAAAGACATTATCCTTTATAAATGCAAAAAGATGATGATCATACGCCCCCCATAACCCCTCATAAGGAGAGGAATAATCATTTAGCTTTGCATTATTAATAATGTGAGTGCTGTAATACATTTTTTCAAAGCCCTGTGAAGAGCTGTATTGGTCAAGCTTCTGCCAAATGCCACTCCCACCATAATAAAAGTTATTCTTATATCCTAAATCCTTCATAATCTCGCCGGGTGCGGTGATAAAAGGTTGCAATGTGCCAAGCATAGAATTGACAGGAATCTCTGTTTGGAAAAGCCCTGTGAGATGCACGTCCATACTTTTAATCGTAGAACCCGCATTTTCCAAAAATATGCCAATCTTCACACCGTGATTGCCATCTACCAAAGACTTTAGCCCCGATGTCAAACCAATCTCATCAAAATCCTCATCAAAGTGCCACTCGCTTAAAGATTCTGCTATGATATAGAATATATAATCTATCTTTTTCCCGCCGGTAGTATTATTCACCTTTTTTGCAAGTAAGTCTTTAAGGTTATAAGAAGGCTCTTTAGAATCAAGCCCAAAGTATTCCCTCACCACTTCTAATGGACTTTGAGTAGTGTAATCGCTAAATTTAGAATTAGAAATTTTTGTATATCCATTATATACAAGATATAAATCTCTTAAAGCTCCAGGCGAGGCTTTACGTAAAAAGTTATTTTCAACAGGTTTGATAACTTGGTCTAAACTCACACCCTTAAAGCTTAAGGCAGAATTGATACAAATCATCATAAATAAGCCAAATATGACAAAGAGCACCCCACACACAAGATAAGATTCTTTCCTATAAGAGCGAGAGCGGATAGAACTTAGCGGGTCGTTTCCATATTCACGTGCAATCGAGCCAAAAATCTTTGTATAAGCCCACATAAAGATCAAACTAAGCAAAAGCCATACTATAACCTTAAATGTGATTCCATACTGCCCACTGATACCCGTATGGAAAATAGCCTTTTGGTCATCAAAAATTAAGCCCAAAAGATTAGCATTAAATACATCATCAAAAATCTCATAAAATACAATCTCTGCAATGCCTATAAAAATACTCACAACACTCACAAGAAAGGCATAAATCCATAGCACGAAATAACGTACATTACTCCAAAAAAAGACTAAACCCACTAGAAAATATATAATGCTAAAAGCCGCGATATTGCGAGAGTCGTATCGCAAACCATTAATAAAGGTATTAATATATTCTCCAAAATGCTTTACTTCCCCTATGGCATTATGATACACACCACTATACAGCACAAAGCAAAGCTTTAGCACAAAAAACAAGACAAATAAAAATATAGCAAAACAAATGGATTGGACGAGCAATTTTTCAAGCCATTTATCTTTCATTCTTTCCTCCGTAATGTTTAATCAAAAGCTTACAAATGCGTATTAAAACTGCTAGAATACACCCTACCCACAAAAAAGGGTCAATGTAATAATAAACAATATGTATATCCCCTAAAATCTCTAATTGATACGCCACCATACAGAAAATTAATCCATACGCACTCAATGGGGATACGCTATAAACAATAACGCCCAAAATACAAAGAATAAAAACCAAAATTTTAAACTCTAAATGGTAAATATCCACACCCCAAAAGCCCAAAAAACCCATATAAAGCACGATACCGAAAATAATCCATACGCACTGCACAAAAGGAGGAAAGATTCTCATATTTGCCAATCTCTCATATCTATGGCTTTGAATCTTTAGAGATTGCCACATAAAGCCTACAAGCCACCATAGACTTATAAGTACAAGCATAACGCTTGGCACATCAAAAAGTGCATAGACATAATCGCACATACTCCATTCATATAATGGCATATTAAATAGCACAAGCCACACAAGGACTAAGGCATATCGCACACTAGGCTTTAGATTCACAAAGCAGGAGAAATACATCACGCCACAAAGAGTGACGATATTTATCGCCACACATACAGCAAGATTCATTGCATAGCCTCACTTGCTATTTTTAGCTTTGCTTTAAGCATACTCTTTGGCACAAAGC encodes:
- a CDS encoding 4-hydroxy-3-methylbut-2-enyl diphosphate reductase, producing MRVKLAEKYGFCFGVKRAIHIAEGNRNATTFGPLIHNVKEIERLQRDFGVSLSETLQQAQDSQSVIVRTHGITKGDLESLRERKTKIIDATCPFVTKPQNIVEKMSKEGYQIIIFGDKDHPEVKGVASYGENVVIVASVEEITKCKLRKKIALVSQTTKQPEQFGKIAAFLASRVNELRVFNTICNATFENQRAALELSQEVDIMIIVGGKNSSNTKQLLKIAQTHCNDSYLVEDKNELQKQWFRDKKLCGITAGASTPDWIIEGVKAEIEQI
- the aroA gene encoding 3-phosphoshikimate 1-carboxyvinyltransferase — its product is MRITKITPAKCFECEFDDIATDKSISHRSAMFALLADSPCEVEGYLMGEDTLHTLQIARELGLVVEQSTNTLKLIPPHHINEPHKVLDCGNAGTGMRLFAGLLSGVKGHFVLSGDEYLNARPMRRIVEPLNSIGACIRGRNNNAYAPLSIVGGHLQAFDYTSPIASAQVKSAMILAGLRSQGRSRFYEPFLSRNHTENMLRGMGVQIQSKENENGGYEVCFEGQPYKKLKSFHIKIPADPSSAFYFAVAACVLESKVKLKNVLLNKTRIEAFKILESMGAEVTYHRHHSLYEEVGDIEVYGKSLRAIEVTDNIAWLIDEIPALSICFAVAKGTSRVCNAKELRVKESDRIRAVVSNLRSMGIVCDEFEDGFSVCGGELKRARVSSFGDHRIAMSFAIAQLVCGGEIADSACIDVSFPQFLAYLSHITSVENANEG
- a CDS encoding sensor histidine kinase; protein product: MDNQNSFINPEILAHLSSSDKGILLEALDTLIQSTYGTEQEFKKLQNDFNSLKALYEWVLELIPQAICVIESDGNVFYQNVKASQIADVFKDIAHLQEGEHEVEYEEQNYLLQVSIKNDKKVVSATNITNQKRQERLASMGQISAHLAHEIRNPIGSISLLTSTLLRRGEPQIESVVLEIKKALWRVERLINTTLLWTKGVKANRALCALSDLENELHEIVGHYTYSKPINFVFDLQGGGEEQILADFDLLSIVLQNFLSNAIDAIEEGECEEGLINVNFASDNTSWCFIFSDNGQAIADKNMLFEPFKTTKLKGNGLGLALCQQIITAHNGSISLEDSMESKIFYVRIAKS
- a CDS encoding rod-binding protein, yielding MNIDTSMAMMNFYNTKENSIAKARLEEQKTDAALREQTDQFESILLKFMLEKAIKNDDTLYPKQPGSDIYHSMYIDQLSQELSGGFGYSELLFNFLKEQQNMEKTTKNLAHRGIRNPYGQSK
- a CDS encoding flagellar basal body P-ring protein FlgI — encoded protein: MKALNRYIFGAIWIWLSITCLYGQKLSEVAQIVGIRENSLVGYGLVIGLNGTGDKSGSKFTMQSVANMLESVNVKLSANDIKSKNIAAVMVTASLPPFARQGDKLDILVSSIGDAKSIRGGTLIMTPLTGVDGNIYALAQGSITSGEGASTLSGSIIDGAIVEREVSYNLYNQKNATLSLKTSDLQNAIKIQQALNSVFADAVAVAVDARTIRLSKPDNLSMVEFLALVEEVEIDYSHKEKIVIDEKSGTIIAGVGITIEPVVITHGDITIKVSNEMVEDANALVIDDSAVLSQSQGTISSTNGTKPTVSSVVKALQKLGASPRNVILILESMKRSGALRAEIEVM
- a CDS encoding MnmC family methyltransferase, with protein sequence MDKNHWLRESSDGSLSAYNEAFGECYHSLRDGALNESLYKHVYPALQHIQSVFLELPHILCALDICFGLGYNSFALIATLAQRGYKGKLRIYSPEQDSAIFSALRDFAYPPLMSAYHNEIDKIFCFFAQSLCNVISMYAFKIEDMECEMYIYKGDALDMLNSLPQEAFHIIFQDAFSPKKNPALWSETYFCSLYKLLHSQGIITTYSQSKAIRQNAYRAGLRVYNYESGIVRGGSVMGKDDIRLSSLNGFMIQNKDDL
- a CDS encoding LTA synthase family protein, whose product is MKDKWLEKLLVQSICFAIFLFVLFFVLKLCFVLYSGVYHNAIGEVKHFGEYINTFINGLRYDSRNIAAFSIIYFLVGLVFFWSNVRYFVLWIYAFLVSVVSIFIGIAEIVFYEIFDDVFNANLLGLIFDDQKAIFHTGISGQYGITFKVIVWLLLSLIFMWAYTKIFGSIAREYGNDPLSSIRSRSYRKESYLVCGVLFVIFGLFMMICINSALSFKGVSLDQVIKPVENNFLRKASPGALRDLYLVYNGYTKISNSKFSDYTTQSPLEVVREYFGLDSKEPSYNLKDLLAKKVNNTTGGKKIDYIFYIIAESLSEWHFDEDFDEIGLTSGLKSLVDGNHGVKIGIFLENAGSTIKSMDVHLTGLFQTEIPVNSMLGTLQPFITAPGEIMKDLGYKNNFYYGGSGIWQKLDQYSSSQGFEKMYYSTHIINNAKLNDYSSPYEGLWGAYDHHLFAFIKDNVFKERNVPSFNMILTTSNHPPYDVPLEQFGVPLDRIEQFFAHNAKYKDKSARLIGHIWYEDKAITQFIREISRVLPNSLFVITGDHYDREYPKQGLAIKVSNAVPFIIYSPMLEIKKNTNVGSHIDITPSIVELVAPHNYTYHSFGTPLVSNDNIALSEKNSALGYFAIATDRFIYNKDGTIEYFHDGTARNNDKQSAQALYKKLQQATALSWWILKNGYEVKEIP